In Agelaius phoeniceus isolate bAgePho1 chromosome 18, bAgePho1.hap1, whole genome shotgun sequence, one genomic interval encodes:
- the ESS2 gene encoding splicing factor ESS-2 homolog has protein sequence MAAIPVPPASPAALVPAPAAGPVAVTGKEVVSPAARHPKKILDEEAYIESLEKIIQRDFFPDVEKLRAQKDYLEAEENGDLEKMRQIAIKFGSSLNKSSRDTPAPYVTPATFETPEVHPGGLPVGNKSKAGIKTAEEGEAEKDDKDALPSLDTFLAKHTSEDNASFEQIMEVAKEKEKVKHAWLYSAEEEYTRRQNENLALPSAEQQALENVKAGLDTWEYTARNTLMYYPTGVPDESEVFKKPREVVHRNTRFVKDPFSQAVSKSQLQQAAALNAQYKQGKVGPDGKELIPQDSPKVNGYGFVATPSPAPGVNESPFMTWGEIESTPLRLEGSERPYVDRTPGPAFKILEPGRRERLGLKMANEVAAKNRAKKQEALRKVTENLASLTPKGLSPAMSPALQRLVNRTASKYTDKALRASYTPSPAHTGTPGYKTPASGPQTPQSTPQSRTVSQTPVSQDTTSITDNLLQLPKRRKASDFF, from the exons ATGGCGGCGATACCGGTGCCCCCGGCCTCTCCCGCCGCTCTGGTGCCGGCTCCTGCCGCGGGCCCCGTCGCCGTGACGGGGAAGGAGGTGGTGTCGCCGGCCGCGAGGCACCCGAAGAAGATCCTGGATGAGGAGGCCTATATCGAG AGCTTAGAGAAGATCATCCAGCGAGACTTTTTTCCCGATGTGGAGAAGCTGCGAGCACAGAAGGACTATCTGGAGGCTGAGGAAAATGGAGACTTGGAGAAAATGAGACAAATTGCTATCAAGTTTGGCTCTTCCTTGAACAAATCGTCGAGGGACACACCTGCACCCT ATGTTACCCCAGCCACATTTGAAACCCCAGAAGTGCATCCAGGTGGCCTTCCAGTGGGAAATAAATCTAAAGCTGGCATCAAGACTGCAGAGGAAG GAGAAGCAGAGAAGGATGATAAAGATGCTCTTCCCAGCCTGGACACGTTCCTGGCGAAGCACACGAGTGAGGACAACGCTTCCTTTGAGCAGATCATGGAGGTGgccaaggagaaggagaaggtcAAGCACGCCTGGCTGTACAGTGCAGAGGAGGAGTACACCCGG CGACAAAATGAAAACCTGGCACTTCCTTCAGCTGAGCAGCAAGCTCTGGAGAACGTGAAAGCTGGGCTGGATACCTGGGAATACACAGCTCGAAACACCCTCATGTATTATCCCACAG GTGTACCTGATGAGAGTGAAGTTTTTAAGAAGCCCAGGGAAGTTGTGCATCGAAACACACGTTTTGTGAAGGACCCTTTTAGCCAAGCTGTCAGCAAATCACAGCTCCAACAAGCTGCAGCCCTCAATGCTCAG tacaAACAGGGCAAAGTGGGACCTGATGGGAAAGAACTGATACCCCAAGATTCTCCAAAAGTGAATGGGTATGGATTTGTGGCTAccccctctcctgccccag GTGTGAATGAGTCACCTTTTATGACATGGGGTGAAATTGAAAGTACCCCTTTACGTCTGGAAGGGTCAGAAAGACCTTATGTGGACAGAACACCTGGCCCAGCTTTCAAG ATCCTGGAGCCCGGACGCCGTGAGAGGCTGGGACTCAAGATGGCCAATGAAGTGGCAGCTAAAAACCGAGCAAAGAAGCAGGAGGCACTTCGAAAAGTGACAGAAAACCTGGCCAG CCTTACTCCAAAAGGACTAAGCCCAGCAATGTCACCAGCTTTGCAGAGACTTGTAAACAGGACTGCAAGTAAATACACGGACAAAGCCCTGCGAGCCAGCTacaccccctccccagcccacaCAGGAACTCCTGGTTACAAGACCCCGGCCAGTGGGCCTCAAACCCCCCAGAGCACCCCACAGTCTAGGACAGTATCTCAGACACCAGTATCTCAAGATACCACATCCATCACGGACAATttgctgcagcttcccaaaaGAAGAAAGGCATCTGATTTCTTCTGA